A region from the Lolium perenne isolate Kyuss_39 chromosome 4, Kyuss_2.0, whole genome shotgun sequence genome encodes:
- the LOC127291902 gene encoding uncharacterized protein, whose protein sequence is MAAITSLLLLSLLVAATPLPGSCDDTAGSFLIQCYEPTLTTNGTALRTDLLRLLRALPSAAASTGFASLRSPTGVAFARGLCFGESTAPSECRRCLSVAARSLASGCGATTRRAGVWSDRCFVAYADTDASTPREDAFRSRLLLRGDDAVPVPGADAVAAYKDEYYFHAQLVYMAQVAAQGAADNISSARMLGTGGATMYGVAPAMSTAHVLGQCARDRTEAECVRCLQHSARAVDWDRHADRHGGVAAAVLGFNCYLAFNVSTVLPPRETGDSSGFVLLGAILGGIAGASILIVLVYALCAALSAKQEKTDNEEKKKDDAEAAAAAGAVFK, encoded by the exons ATGGCAGCGATCacaagcctcctcctcctctccctcctcgtCGCGGCGACGCCGCTCCCAGGCTCCTGCGACGACACTGCAGGCAGCTTCCTGATCCAGTGCTACGAGCCGACGCTCACCACCAACGGCACTGCACTCCGCACGGACCTGCTCCGACTCCTCCGCGCCCTCCCCTCGGCCGCCGCGTCGACGGGCTTCGCGTCCCTGCGCTCCCCCACCGGCGTGGCGTTCGCACGCGGCCTCTGCTTCGGCGAGTCCACGGCGCCGTCCGAGTGCCGACGTTGCCTGTCCGTCGCGGCCAGGAGCCTCGCCTCCGGCTGCGGCGCTACCACCCGCCGCGCCGGCGTCTGGAGCGACCGCTGCTTCGTCGCCTACGCCGACACCGACGCATCCACGCCACGCGAGGACGCCTTCCGGTCGCGCCTCCTCCTCCGGGGCGACGACGCCGTCCCTGTCCCCGGCGCCGACGCGGTGGCGGCATACAAGGACGAGTACTACTTCCATGCTCAGCTGGTCTACATGGCGCAAGTCGCGGCTCAGGGCGCGGCCGACAACATCTCGAGCGCGCGGATGCTGGGCACGGGGGGCGCGACCATGTACGGCGTAGCGCCCGCGATGAGCACGGCGCACGTGCTGGGGCAGTGCGCGAGGGACCGCACGGAGGCGGAGTGCGTCCGGTGCCTGCAGCACTCGGCGCGGGCGGTGGACTGGGACCGCCACGCCGACCGCCACGGCGGCGTCGCGGCAGCGGTGCTGGGCTTCAACTGCTACCTAGCCTTCAACGTCTCCACTGTGCTGCCTCCTCGAGAAACGGGGGACTCCTCGGGCTTCG TATTGCTTGGTGCCATCCTTGGAGGCATTGCTGGAGCATCAATTCTTATTGTTCTGGTCTATGCCCTCTGCGCTGCCCTTTCTGCTAAACAAGAGAAGACAGATaatgaagagaagaagaaggacgacgctgaagcagcagcagcggcaggaGCTGTTTTCAAATGA